The following are from one region of the Vitis riparia cultivar Riparia Gloire de Montpellier isolate 1030 chromosome 14, EGFV_Vit.rip_1.0, whole genome shotgun sequence genome:
- the LOC117930196 gene encoding GDSL esterase/lipase At3g27950-like, translated as MESVKLFWLFGLLIIGSAGECMGVMGGHGPWRCSFPAIFNFGDSNSDTGGRSAAISEVFLPNGETFFGKASGRFCDGRLILDFISETLGLPYLNAYLDSMGTNFWHGANFATGGSSIRPGGYSPFHLEIQLAQFKRFKSQTTALYQQLNHNCTTPPFKSKVPRPRDFSKALYTIDIGQNDLAYGFQHTNEEKVLASIPDILNVLSGVVHQLYEEGARTFWIHNTGPIGCLPYSVIYYQQKPRNLDRYGCVKPHNKVAQEFNKQLKDMVIKLRAQLPHAAFTYVDVYSVKYSLVSQAKDLGFVDLMNFCCGSYYGYHAECGQKAVVNGTVYGIPCEHPSRHISWDGTHYSEAANEWVAKAILNGSFSDPPIPVSEACHQ; from the exons atggagtctGTAAAGCTGTTTTGGCTGTTTGGCCTATTGATTATAGGATCAGCAGGAGAGTGTATGGGAGTGATGGGCGGTCATGGTCCATGGAGATGCAGCTTTCCGGCTATTTTCAACTTTGGTGACTCCAATTCAGACACTGGAGGACGGTCTGCAGCCATCAGTGAGGTCTTTCTGCCCAATGGCGAAACCTTCTTCGGCAAGGCTTCAGGAAGGTTTTGTGATGGTCGCCTAATATTAGACTTCATAA GTGAGACACTGGGCTTACCATATTTGAATGCATATTTGGATTCCATGGGGACGAATTTCTGGCATGGAGCAAATTTTGCGACTGGGGGTTCATCCATTAGGCCAGGGGGGTATAGCCCATTCCACCTTGAGATCCAACTCGCTCAGTTCAAACGATTTAAATCTCAAACTACAGCTCTGTATCAGCAGCTGAACCATAACT GCACTACACCACCTTTCAAAAGCAAAGTCCCAAGGCCCAGGGACTTCTCAAAGGCACTATACACCATTGACATAGGGCAGAATGATCTTGCTTATGGTTTTCAGCACACAAATGAGGAAAAAGTGCTTGCTTCCATTCCTGATATCCTCAATGTGTTGTCTGGAGTAGTACAT CAACTATATGAGGAAGGTGCAAGAACATTTTGGATACATAACACAGGCCCAATCGGTTGCTTGCCATACAGTGTTATATATTACCAACAAAAACCCCGAAATCTGGACCGTTACGGCTGCGTGAAGCCTCATAATAAGGTGGCCCAAGAATTCAACAAGCAGCTTAAGGACATGGTCATCAAGCTAAGGGCACAGCTTCCTCATGCAGCATTCACATATGTGGATGTGTATTCGGTTAAATACTCACTGGTTAGCCAAGCAAAAGATCTAG GTTTTGTTGATCTGATGAACTTCTGTTGTGGTAGTTACTACGGTTACCATGCGGAATGTGGGCAGAAAGCAGTGGTGAATGGAACAGTCTATGGTATTCCATGCGAACATCCATCCAGGCACATTAGCTGGGACGGCACACACTACTCAGAGGCGGCCAACGAATGGGTTGCAAAAGCCATTCTCAATGGCTCCTTCTCCGACCCACCAATTCCAGTATCAGAGGCTTGCCATCAGTAG